One Paenibacillus sp. FSL H7-0737 DNA segment encodes these proteins:
- a CDS encoding response regulator transcription factor, which produces MQKIMVVDDEEVLRMLIEDTLEDLENVEIHTAENGLEALTKLSTDPYDLVILDYMMPEMTGIEVLQQLDEEKKKSTAILMLTAKAQDVDRIRAVEAGARYFMPKPFSPMELLQIVEGILSGEEK; this is translated from the coding sequence ATGCAAAAAATAATGGTAGTGGATGATGAAGAAGTATTACGGATGTTAATCGAGGATACATTGGAAGATTTGGAGAATGTTGAGATTCACACAGCGGAGAATGGGTTGGAAGCTCTAACTAAGCTGTCTACGGATCCTTATGATTTGGTGATTCTGGATTATATGATGCCGGAAATGACAGGGATTGAAGTGCTTCAGCAGCTGGATGAGGAGAAGAAGAAAAGTACAGCTATATTAATGTTAACGGCCAAAGCTCAAGATGTAGATCGAATTCGAGCAGTTGAAGCAGGTGCGCGTTACTTCATGCCGAAACCATTTAGTCCGATGGAACTCTTGCAGATTGTGGAGGGGATCCTGAGTGGTGAAGAAAAGTAA